One window from the genome of Saccharomyces mikatae IFO 1815 strain IFO1815 genome assembly, chromosome: 4 encodes:
- the UGA3 gene encoding Uga3p (similar to Saccharomyces cerevisiae UGA3 (YDL170W); ancestral locus Anc_7.360) produces the protein MNYGVEKLKLKYSKHGCITCKIRKKRCSEDKPVCRDCRRLNFPCVYISESVDKQSLKRIKADIQHQMINRKRKHVPDSVQKVAVKTLTQQLGGDEQDNQIYLSKPLENCISQKLDSMGLQLYNYYRSHLANIISIAPMNQNYYLNIFLPMAHENDGILFAILAWSANHLSISSSNELRKDEIFVNLANKYTYMSLTHLKTSEDSSAYAKLSFLYSLAQILILCGSEICQGDVKFWKVLLNIGKNLIENHVGRDISRILTTTTEEPALEERIIFPNLNSVVKYWLIVNFIYHDILNFNTTSFPIEQYEKFFQRDQNSLPNSVNLLEPIDSPIEEIDPLIGINKPILLLLGQVTNLTRFLQTMGQEEILEHGDRILSLQAKIYKLQPSLMALDHLDDEKKFYYLELFEIMKISTLMFFQLTLLKIDKDSLELQILKNKLNSKLSKVIGTFLEGSLCFPLFIYGVCIQVDDIEKKIDLEGKFDDILKRYKCYNFQNARLLIRKIWQNEADGISEHDLVHMIDKLDYNINFA, from the coding sequence ATGAATTATGGCGTGGAGAagttgaaattgaaatacTCGAAGCATGGGTGTATCACTTGTAAGATCAGAAAGAAGAGATGCTCTGAGGACAAACCTGTGTGCCGGGACTGCCGTCGATTAAATTTCCCCTGTGTCTACATTTCAGAGTCAGTCGATAAGCAGTCTTTGAAGAGGATAAAAGCGGATATACAGCACCAGATGATTAacaggaaaagaaagcatgTCCCTGATAGTGTTCAGAAAGTAGCCGTGAAAACCCTTACTCAGCAACTTGGTGGTGATGAGCAGGACAACCAGatatatttatcaaaaCCGCTAGAGAATTGCATTTCTCAAAAGCTAGACTCGATGGGGTTGCAGTTATACAATTACTACAGGTCTCACCTTGCAAATATCATATCTATTGCTCCTATGAACCAGAACTACTACCTAAACATCTTCTTGCCAATGGCCCACGAGAATGATGGTATATTGTTTGCCATTCTTGCCTGGTCAGCCAACCATCTGTCGATATCTTCATCTAACGAGCTGCGAAAGGATGAAATATTTGTCAACTTAGCAAACAAGTATACATATATGTCGTTAACGCACCTTAAGACAAGCGAAGATTCGAGTGCCTATGCCAAGCTGAGTTTTCTATATTCGTTAGcgcaaattctaattttaTGTGGTTCAGAGATATGCCAGGGTGACGTGAAATTTTGGAAGGTACTGTTGAATATAgggaaaaatttgatagaAAACCATGTGGGCAGGGATATTTCACGAATACTAACTACTACTACGGAGGAGCCAGCACTCGAGGAGAGGATAATCTTCCCCAATTTAAATTCTGTAGTTAAGTACTGGTTGATCGTGAATTTTATATACCATGacattttgaattttaatACGACGTCTTTTCCGATTGAACAATATgagaaatttttccaaaggGATCAGAACTCATTACCTAACTCGGTCAACCTCTTGGAGCCAATAGATTCGCCAATTGAGGAGATAGATCCCTTAATTGGCATAAACAAGCCTATTTTGCTATTGTTGGGACAAGTCACAAATCTGACGAGGTTTTTACAGACAATGGGACAGGAAGAGATACTGGAACACGGTGATAGAATTCTGAGTTTACAGGCCAAAATTTATAAACTACAACCCTCACTAATGGCACTGGACCAtttagatgatgaaaaaaagttttattACTTAGAATTGTTcgaaataatgaaaatctCTACCTTAATGTTCTTTCAGTTGactttgttgaaaattGATAAAGACTCGCTAGAATTgcagatattgaaaaacaaattgAACTCAAAATTAAGCAAAGTCATCGGCACGTTTTTGGAGGGATCTTTGTGCTTTCCACTTTTCATTTACGGCGTATGCATTCAGGTAGATGAcatagagaaaaaaatagattTAGAAGGCAAGTTTGACGATATTTTAAAAAGATATAAATGCTACAATTTCCAAAATGCAAGGTTATTAATCCGGAAAATTTGGCAAAACGAAGCTGACGGCATCAGCGAGCATGATTTGGTGCACATGATTGATAAATTAGACTATAATATTAATTTTGCTTGA
- the CDC9 gene encoding DNA ligase (ATP) CDC9 (similar to Saccharomyces cerevisiae CDC9 (YDL164C); ancestral locus Anc_7.343), whose protein sequence is MRRLLGGLLISSTHPLILRLPLSMSSSLPSSAGKKPKQATLARFFTSMKNKPSGNTSPPDKSAKHMLQDSVDDDSSVGVRNVKKSQQVAVAQAATVQPFMSSFPSSLPSSAPSSSGADLSQKFQGLGPKVEDFEMNSNDSDHYSSNIPYSDVCEVFNQIEAISSRLEIIRICSDFFIKVMKQSSKNLIPTTYLFINRLGPDYEAGLELGLGENLLMKTISESCGKSMSQIKLKYKEIGDLGEIAMGARNVQPTMFKPKPLTVGEVFKNLRTIAKTQGKDSQLRKIKLIKRMLTACQGVEAKFLIRSLESKLRIGLAEKTVLISLSKALLLHDENRENSADKDIPMDVLESAQQKIRDAFCQVPNYEIVINSCLEHGIMNLDKYCTLRPGIPLKPMLAKPTKAINEVLDRFQGETFTSEYKYDGERAQVHLLNDGTMRIYSRNGENMTERYPEIKITDFIQDLDITKNLILDCEAVAWDKDQAKILPFQVLSTRKRKDVELNDVKVRVCLFAFDILCHNDERLINMSLRERREYLTKVTKVVPGEFQYATQIITNNLDELQKFLDESVNHSCEGLMVKMLDGSESHYEPSKRSRNWLKLKKDYLEGVGDSLDLCVLGAYYGRGKRTGTYGGFLLGCYNQDTGEFETCCKIGTGFSDEMLQLLHARLTPTIIDGPKATYVFDSSAEPDVWFEPTTLFEVLTADLSLSPIYKAGSTTFDKGVSLRFPRFLRIREDKGVEDATSSDQIVELYENQSHVQN, encoded by the coding sequence ATGCGCAGATTACTGGGTGGTCTCCTTATCTCATCTACACATCCCTTGATCTTAAGATTGCCGTTATCAATGTCGTCCTCACTGCCTTCCTCCGCCGGTAAGAAGCCTAAACAAGCCACTTTGGCTAGGTTCTTTACTTccatgaaaaataaaccaTCAGGAAACACTTCGCCTCCGGATAAATCTGCAAAACATATGCTGCAAGATAGCGTGGATGATGATAGTAGTGTAGGAGTTCGCAATGTTAAAAAATCACAACAGGTGGCTGTTGCACAGGCGGCGACAGTTCAGCCCTTTATGAGTAGTTTTCCATCTTCTTTACCGTCATCTGCTCCCTCTTCCAGTGGTGCCGATTTATCACAGAAGTTTCAGGGATTAGGGCCTAAGGTTGAAGATTTCGAAATGAACTCAAATGATAGTGATCACTATTCATCTAATATCCCTTATTCTGATGTTTGTGAAGTTTTCAACCAAATCGAAGCTATATCTTCTCGTTTGGAGATTATTAGAATCTGTTCCgattttttcataaagGTGATGAAGCAGTCatccaagaatttgatACCTACGACATatcttttcatcaatagGTTGGGCCCTGATTACGAAGCAGGTTTGGAATTGGGCCTTGGAGAAAATCTTCttatgaaaacaataagTGAATCTTGCGGGAAATCTATGAGTCAAATTAAGCTCAAATACAAGGAAATTGGAGATCTGGGTGAAATAGCAATGGGTGCGAGAAATGTCCAGCCCACTATGTTCAAGCCTAAACCATTGACCGTAGGTGAGGTCTTCAAAAATCTTAGAACAATTGCGAAGACCCAAGGCAAGGATTCGCAACTGAGAAAAATTAAGCTGATCAAGAGGATGCTAACCGCATGCCAAGGTGTAGAAGCTAAATTCTTGATCAGATCGTTAGAATCAAAACTGAGAATCGGTCTAGCTGAAAAGACGGTTTTGATATCCCTATCAAAAGCTCTTTTGCTCCATGATGAAAATAGGGAAAACTCTGCGGACAAGGATATTCCCATGGATGTCTTAGAAAGTGCTCAGCAAAAGATAAGAGATGCCTTTTGTCAGGTGCCCAACTACGAGATCGTTATAAACTCTTGCTTGGAACACGGTATTATGAATTTAGACAAATATTGTACTCTAAGACCGGGAATTCCTTTAAAACCCATGTTAGCCAAACCTACAAAAGCAATAAATGAAGTACTGGATAGGTTCCAAGGCGAAACATTTACGTCAGAATACAAATATGATGGTGAAAGGGCTCAAGTGCATTTGCTAAATGACGGTACAATGAGAATCTACTCTAGAAATGGTGAAAATATGACTGAGAGATATCCGGAAATCAAGATAACTGATTTTATTCAGGATTTGGATATTACAAAGAACTTAATTCTAGACTGTGAAGCTGTGGCTTGGGATAAAGATCAGGCGAAAATTTTACCCTTCCAAGTTCTAAGTACGAGAAAACGTAAAGACGTAGAATTGAACGATGTTAAAGTGAGAGTTTGTCTCTTTGCATTTGACATTCTCTGTCACAACGACGAAAGATTGATTAATATGTCATTAAGAGAAAGAAGGGAATATTTAACAAAGGTGACAAAAGTTGTTCCTGGAGAATTCCAATACGCCACCCaaataataacaaataATCTTGATGAACTGCAAAAATTCCTTGACGAATCCGTTAACCACTCATGCGAGGGCCTGATGGTAAAAATGTTGGACGGTTCTGAATCGCATTACGAACCTAGTAAAAGATCCAGAAATTGGttgaaattaaaaaaagattacTTGGAGGGAGTTGGAGATTCGTTGGATCTTTGCGTGTTGGGAGCGTATTATGGTAGAGGGAAAAGAACGGGTACCTACGGTGGGTTTCTTCTAGGATGCTACAACCAGGACACAGGTGAATTTGAAACATGTTGCAAAATAGGAACAGGCTTTTCTGACGAAATGTTGCAGCTCTTGCACGCAAGATTAACTCCGACAATAATTGATGGACCAAAGGCCACATATGTTTTTGATTCAAGTGCTGAGCCAGACGTATGGTTTGAACCTACAACTCTGTTCGAAGTTCTAACAGCAGACCTTTCTCTATCACCTATTTATAAAGCCGGTAGTACAACTTTCGACAAAGGCGTATCTTTAAGGTTTCCAAGATTCTTGCGTATTAGAGAGGATAAAGGAGTAGAAGATGCAACTTCTTCAGATCAAATTGTTGAATTGTATGAAAATCAATCCCACGTTCAAAATTAG
- the CDC36 gene encoding CCR4-NOT core subunit CDC36 (similar to Saccharomyces cerevisiae CDC36 (YDL165W); ancestral locus Anc_7.347) has product MEKFGLQALVPLLKLEDKELSSTYDHSMTLGADLSSMLYSLGIPRDSQDHRVLDTFQSPWAETSRSEVEPRFFTPESFTNIPGVLQSNVTPPCFNSIQNDQQRVALFQDETLFFLFYKHPGTVIQELTYLELRKRNWRYHKTLKAWLTKDPMMEPIVSADGLSERGSYVFFDPQRWEKCQRDFLLFYNAIM; this is encoded by the coding sequence atggaaaaatttggatTGCAAGCGCTAGTACCGCTGCTTAAACTAGAAGACAAAGAACTTTCAAGCACATATGACCATTCCATGACCTTGGGAGCGGATTTATCGTCAATGCTATATTCATTGGGTATTCCAAGAGATTCACAGGATCACAGGGTTCTTGATACTTTCCAGTCGCCGTGGGCAGAGACGTCTAGAAGCGAAGTAGAGCCCCGATTCTTCACCCCAGAATCCTTCACCAACATTCCTGGCGTATTACAGTCTAATGTAACCCCACCATGTTTCAATTCCATCCAAAATGATCAACAGCGTGTTGCCCTTTTCCAAGACGaaacactttttttccttttctataAACATCCAGGTACAGTAATTCAAGAACTGACCTATTTGGAACTTaggaaaaggaattggagGTACCACAAGACCTTAAAGGCCTGGCTCACCAAAGACCCTATGATGGAACCTATTGTATCCGCTGATGGGCTAAGTGAGAGGGGATCatatgtattttttgaCCCACAAAGGTGGGAAAAGTGTCAAAGAGATTTCTTATTGTTTTATAATGCTATTATGTAA
- the FAP7 gene encoding nucleoside-triphosphatase (similar to Saccharomyces cerevisiae FAP7 (YDL166C); ancestral locus Anc_7.348) yields MESRRYGPNIIVTGTPGCGKSSMCELLKNKLKDYKYYNISDFAKDHDCFEGYDEGRKSHIVDEDKLLDVLEPLLRQGNSIVDWHVNDIFPERLIDLVVVLRCDNSYLYSRLHARGYHDSKIEENLDAEIMGVVKQDAVESYEPHIVVELQSDTKEDMESNVSRIITWEKMWLEQHPEGVTNEYQGSRSDDEEDEDSE; encoded by the coding sequence ATGGAATCAAGACGGTATGGCCCTAATATTATAGTTACAGGCACACCAGGATGTGGCAAATCTTCTATGTGCGAGCTATTGAAGAACAAATTAAAGGACTACAAATACTACAACATTTCTGATTTTGCTAAGGACCATGATTGTTTCGAAGGCTATGATGAGGGCCGTAAATCACATATTGTCGATGAAGACAAACTGCTGGATGTATTAGAACCACTTCTGAGACAAGGAAACAGCATTGTCGATTGGCATGtgaatgatatttttccaGAGAGGCTTATTGACTTGGTGGTGGTTTTGAGATGCGATAACTCTTACTTATATTCCCGGTTGCATGCAAGAGGATATCATGACTCCAAGATCGAGGAAAACCTCGATGCTGAGATTATGGGTGTGGTCAAGCAGGATGCCGTGGAGTCATACGAACCACATATTGTGGTGGAACTACAAAGTGACACAAAAGAGGACATGGAATCCAACGTTTCACGTATTATCACTTGGGAGAAGATGTGGTTGGAACAACATCCAGAAGGTGTCACCAATGAATACCAAGGTTCTCGTAGTGATGAcgaggaagatgaagacAGTGAATAG
- the NRP1 gene encoding Nrp1p (similar to Saccharomyces cerevisiae NRP1 (YDL167C); ancestral locus Anc_7.349), with protein MHYVVLELQVAHLPNSPKDQCRIVNIAYQFVDAETLACHYENNSLPNIEVDRETRSLETAMIQLDKAIQDILGNDEFVLVSLYSTWHIRVTLPRQARDDGFILTSYLQHPKLFDLWKEFDRWCVNHPEILEQMKTASNNNNSGTKGNSGGLAKNAKDLDEMIRILEISSSTEEAVSVPEEYSLLRRTTDILIHLHRKCCSSEDMKFVLTQPYDSHTDIRTFLQERSKVLYMNNLPPDTTQSELESWFTQYGVRPVGFWTVKNIVEDTSNINNNWSLNNSPYVEDQDSISGFVVFQTHEEATEVLALNGRSILSNLANTKQPRVVEHVLELQPSSTGVLDKAQEILSPFPQSKNKPRPGDWNCPSCGFSNFQRRTACFRCSFPAPSNIQTHVTSSNNVNNSWNNLNNRMNSGSSNNNNNASVNHPYGTSEYNMVANATPSAFTYNRAHYSAITPLSRQNSLNMVPSNSGSPIIIADHFGGNNNKVPNYRYSTNNNNNNNMTNNRYNNVNGSGNGNGNNINNNNNHHNGNNNNNINNINNHNNNNNNNNNNNNNNNNNNNNNNNNNNNNNNNNNNNNNNNNNNNNNNNNNNNNNNNNCNSNVGMGGSGSNIPFRAGDWKCSTCTYHNFAKNVVCLRCGGPKSVSTDANETNHYIEASTVVSASHTPSNKNTVVNNNGGNNIDHTDGKDNKYHDISLMEFVSSPLSMAAKSTMEGDGNLTSFNEFKSGNVNVSLSNGDDSNAFGNGFSRSVRW; from the coding sequence ATGCACTATGTGGTACTAGAGCTGCAAGTTGCGCATTTGCCAAATAGTCCCAAGGATCAATGTCGCATTGTGAATATAGCATATCAATTCGTGGATGCTGAAACATTAGCATGCCATTATGAGAACAATTCTTTACCCAACATTGAAGTGGATAGAGAAACAAGGAGCTTAGAAACCGCAATGATACAATTGGACAAAGCCATTCAGGATATACTTGGAAACGATGAATTTGTCCTAGTTTCTCTGTATTCCACTTGGCATATTCGTGTTACCTTACCACGTCAAGCGCGAGATGATGGCTTCATTCTAACTTCTTATTTGCAACATCCTAAGCTGTTTGATTTATGGAAGGAATTCGATAGATGGTGTGTCAACCATCCGGAAATTTTGGAACAAATGAAAACCGCTTCgaataacaataattcTGGTACTAAAGGTAATAGTGGTGGCTTGGccaaaaatgcaaaagaTTTAGATGAAATGATCAGAATATTGGAAATTTCATCCTCTACAGAAGAAGCTGTTTCTGTCCCAGAGGAATACTCTCTGTTAAGGAGAACAACGGATATATTAATACATTTGCACAGAAAGTGCTGTTCCTCGGAAGACATGAAATTTGTTTTGACGCAACCTTATGACTCACATACTGATATCAGGACGTTTCTACAAGAAAGATCTAAGGTTTTGTACATGAACAATTTACCGCCTGACACAACTCAAAGCGAATTAGAATCGTGGTTTACCCAATATGGTGTGAGACCGGTTGGATTTTGGACGGTTAAAAATATTGTGGAAGATACTTCTAacattaataataattgGAGTTTAAATAACAGTCCCTATGTTGAAGACCAAGATAGTATTTCTGGGTTTGTTGTGTTCCAGACGCATGAAGAAGCTACTGAAGTACTCGCATTAAATGGGAGatcaatattatcaaaCTTAGCAAACACCAAGCAACCAAGGGTAGTGGAACATGTCCTTGAACTTCAACCTTCTTCCACCGGAGTACTCGATAAGGCGCAAGAAATTCTATCACCCTTTCCTCAAAGCAAAAACAAACCAAGACCAGGTGACTGGAATTGTCCATCTTGTGGATTTTCGAATTTTCAAAGACGTACTGCTTGCTTTAGATGTTCTTTTCCGGCACCATCAAACATTCAAACGCATGTTACTTCAAGTAATAATGTCAATAATAGTTGGAATAACTTAAACAACCGTATGAACTCGGGGTCTTCgaacaacaataataacgCTAGCGTAAATCACCCCTATGGCACCTCTGAGTACAACATGGTGGCTAATGCAACGCCATCTGCATTTACATATAATAGAGCTCATTACTCAGCAATTACACCACTATCGCGACAAAATTCATTGAACATGGTTCCATCTAACAGCGGATCGCCTATAATTATAGCAGATCATTTTGGGGGGAATAACAATAAAGTTCCAAATTATCGCTATAGCactaacaataataataataataatatgaCTAATAATAGATATAACAACGTCAACGGTAGTGGGAATGGTAACGGAAACAacattaataataataacaatcaTCATAatggtaataataataataatattaataatattaacaatcataataacaataacaataataataacaataacaataacaataacaataacaataacaataacaataacaataacaataacaataacaataacaataacaataacaataacaataacaataacaataacaataacaataataataataataataataataataataataactgTAATTCCAATGTCGGTATGGGTGGATCGGGTTCCAACATACCATTCAGAGCAGGTGATTGGAAATGTTCTACGTGTACCTATCACAACTTTGCTAAAAATGTGGTATGTTTACGTTGCGGTGGCCCAAAATCAGTAAGTACTGATGcaaatgaaacaaatcATTATATAGAGGCATCAACGGTTGTGTCAGCATCGCATACTCCTAGTAATAAGAATACGGTTgttaataataatggtGGCAATAACATTGACCACACCGATGGGAAAGACAATAAATACCATGATATCAGTCTGATGGAATTTGTGTCGTCACCGTTATCAATGGCAGCAAAGTCAACTATGGAGGGAGATGGGAATTTAACTTCTTTCAACGAGTTTAAAAGCGGCAATGTTAATGTTAGTCTTTCTAATGGCGATGATAGTAATGCTTTCGGCAATGGTTTTAGTAGGTCGGTACGTTGGTAG
- the UGX2 gene encoding Ugx2p (similar to Saccharomyces cerevisiae UGX2 (YDL169C); ancestral locus Anc_7.355): MEDKEKLIVYSNSSSVFTYSAEIRPNFKISVSQSQGFAWNQDLFATQYQQSYKVVYDAHEDDFDDLITKIKDNLQSSFNKKDKMKSKSKFTTIAKKNKEGPVCVEERIDDDSNSEHYQRIQMVDSHEFPRRNPYTPVWDHDLQSDENDSTSEEENEHDVDMVGGTQASYVTVAVMDRPRRKSERSISFVEDSKTGDYRYQIGKVDVVEVDSDTPENKHIKWLIT, encoded by the coding sequence ATGGAggataaagaaaagctCATCGTTTACTCAAATTCTAGTTCAGTATTTACATATAGTGCTGAGATAAGGCCAAATTTTAAGATATCCGTATCTCAAAGTCAAGGGTTTGCCTGGAACCAAGATTTGTTTGCCACACAGTACCAGCAATCTTATAAGGTAGTATATGATGCACACGAGGATGACTTTGACGATTTAATAACGAAGATCAAAGACAACTTGCAGTCaagtttcaataaaaaagataaaatgaAGTCTAAGTCTAAATTTACTACGAttgcaaagaagaataaagaaGGCCCAGTCTGCGtggaagaaagaattgatGACGATAGTAACAGTGAGCACTATCAAAGAATACAAATGGTTGACAGCCATGAGTTTCCAAGAAGGAATCCCTATACACCTGTATGGGACCATGACCTGCAGTCGGACGAAAACGATAGTACAAGtgaagaggaaaatgaACATGATGTAGATATGGTTGGTGGAACTCAGGCATCGTATGTTACAGTGGCCGTGATGGATAGACCACGCAGGAAGTCCGAGAGAAGCATAAGTTTTGTAGAGGATTCTAAGACAGGAGATTATAGGTACCAAATTGGTAAGGTAGACGTTGTGGAAGTGGACTCAGACACTCCTGAAAACAAACATATTAAGTGGCTGATAACataa
- the SFA1 gene encoding bifunctional alcohol dehydrogenase/S-(hydroxymethyl)glutathione dehydrogenase (similar to Saccharomyces cerevisiae SFA1 (YDL168W); ancestral locus Anc_7.350) yields the protein MSAATVGKPIKCIAAVAYDAKKPSSVEEITVDAPKAHEVRIKIEYTAVCHTDAYTLSGSDPEGLFPCILGHEGAGIVESVGDGVVTVKPGDHVIALYTAECGKCKFCTSGKTNLCSAVRATQGKGVMPDGTTRFHNAKGKDIYHFMGCSTFSEYTVVADVSVVAIDPKAPLDASCLLGCGVTTGYGAAVKTANVQKGDTVAVFGCGTVGLSVIQGAKLRGASKIIAVDINNNKKKYCSQFGATDFINPKEDLAKDQTIVEKLVEMTDGGLDFTFDCTGNTKIMRDALEACHKGWGQSIIIGVAAAGEEISTRPFQLVTGRVWKGSAFGGIKGRSEMGGLIKDYQSGVLKVEEFITHRRPFKEINHAFEDLHNGDCLRTVLKFDETK from the coding sequence atGTCTGCTGCTACGGTTGGTAAGCCTATCAAATGTATTGCTGCTGTGGCGTATGATGCGAAGAAACCATCAAGcgttgaagaaatcactGTAGACGCACCAAAGGCGCATGAGGTACGCATTaaaatagaatatactgCTGTGTGTCACACTGATGCGTACACTTTATCAGGTTCTGATCCGGAAGGACTTTTTCCTTGTATTTTGGGTCACGAAGGTGCCGGTATTGTAGAATCGGTAGGTGATGGTGTTGTCACAGTCAAGCCCGGCGATCACGTTATTGCCTTGTACACCGCTGAGTGTGGCAAATGTAAATTCTGTACTTCTGGTAAAACCAACCTGTGTAGCGCCGTCAGAGCTACCCAAGGGAAAGGTGTAATGCCTGATGGAACCACGAGGTTTCATAATGCTAAAGGCAAGGATATTTACCACTTCATGGGTTGTTCCACTTTTTCTGAATATACTGTAGTAGCTGATGTTTCCGTAGTAGCTATTGATCCAAAAGCTCCTTTGGATGCTTCCTGTTTACTAGGTTGCGGTGTTACTACGGGTTATGGTGCCGCTGTTAAGACAGCCAATGTGCAGAAGGGTGACACCGTTGCCGTATTTGGTTGTGGCACCGTAGGACTTTCCGTCATCCAAGGTGCAAAGTTAAGAGGTGCTTCCAAGATTATTGCTGTGGACataaacaataataagaaGAAGTATTGTTCTCAATTTGGTGCTACAGATTTTATCAATCCTAAGGAAGATTTGGCTAAAGATCAAACTATTGTCGAAAAGTTAGTTGAAATGACTGATGGTGGCTTAGATTTTACTTTTGACTGTACTGGTAATACTAAAATAATGAGAGATGCTCTGGAAGCTTGCCATAAAGGCTGGGGTCAATCTATTATCATTGGCGTGGCCGCTGCTGGGGAAGAAATTTCCACTAGACCATTTCAATTAGTGACTGGTAGAGTATGGAAGGGGTCTGCGTTTGGTGGCATAAAAGGTAGATCTGAGATGGGCGGTTTAATTAAAGATTACCAAAGCGGGGTCTTAaaagttgaagaatttaTCACTCACAGAAGACCttttaaagaaatcaatCATGCCTTTGAAGATTTACACAACGGTGATTGCTTAAGAACCGTCTTGAAGTTTGATGAAACGAAATAA